A single window of uncultured Pseudodesulfovibrio sp. DNA harbors:
- a CDS encoding Fe-S-containing hydro-lyase — protein sequence MAEYKLNTPLTDEDMKQLVAGDVVFLSGTIYSARDAAHKKLVDLLDAGKELPFALEGAAIYYVGPSPAPPGRPIGAAGPTTSYRMDSYAPRLYSLGLKATIGKGKRNDETRQAMQDHTAVYFGATGGAGALLSNSITESTVIAFDELGPEAVREMKVTDFPLLVINDAHGGELYAVPDRKAAGLK from the coding sequence ATGGCTGAATATAAACTGAATACCCCGCTGACAGACGAAGACATGAAACAGCTTGTGGCTGGCGATGTCGTATTCCTCTCCGGCACCATCTACTCCGCCCGCGATGCTGCCCACAAAAAACTTGTGGATCTGCTGGACGCAGGCAAGGAACTCCCTTTCGCCCTTGAAGGTGCTGCAATCTACTATGTTGGTCCCAGCCCGGCCCCTCCGGGACGCCCCATCGGCGCAGCCGGTCCAACAACCAGCTATCGTATGGATTCCTATGCCCCGCGTCTCTACAGCCTCGGCCTCAAGGCTACCATCGGCAAAGGTAAACGCAATGACGAAACACGTCAGGCCATGCAGGACCACACAGCCGTTTACTTCGGTGCGACAGGTGGCGCAGGAGCGCTTTTGTCCAACTCCATCACGGAATCCACGGTCATCGCCTTCGATGAGCTCGGCCCGGAGGCCGTTCGTGAAATGAAAGTCACAGACTTCCCCCTGCTCGTTATCAACGACGCCCATGGTGGAGAACTCTACGCCGTCCCCGATCGTAAAGCTGCCGGCCTCAAATAA
- a CDS encoding RnfABCDGE type electron transport complex subunit G, whose product MKEMLKMMIVLSLICGLSGVTLAALKQATAPIIEEQVLTFVQAPAIESVLHKYDNNPIKDRKRFEVDGQTITVFPAIHNGELTAVAFETSGKGYGGNIGVMVGFDIKSDTLSGIGITTMKETPGLGSRVASHGFTTQFKEHPLDSMNLKKNGGNIDAVAGATISSTGTVSAVQNAIVIFNSLKSEFAKDWS is encoded by the coding sequence ATGAAAGAAATGCTCAAAATGATGATCGTACTCTCCCTGATCTGTGGATTATCTGGAGTGACACTGGCAGCGCTTAAACAAGCCACCGCCCCTATTATTGAAGAACAGGTGCTGACCTTTGTTCAGGCTCCCGCCATCGAATCGGTCCTTCACAAGTATGACAATAACCCCATCAAGGACCGAAAAAGATTCGAAGTGGACGGTCAAACAATAACGGTCTTTCCAGCGATCCACAACGGAGAGCTAACCGCAGTCGCCTTCGAGACATCCGGTAAAGGTTATGGCGGTAATATCGGCGTTATGGTTGGATTTGACATCAAATCCGACACGTTGTCCGGCATTGGCATCACAACTATGAAAGAAACACCGGGGTTGGGTTCTCGCGTCGCTTCTCATGGGTTTACCACCCAATTCAAGGAGCATCCGCTTGATTCAATGAACCTCAAAAAGAATGGCGGCAACATTGATGCCGTTGCCGGAGCAACCATCTCCTCCACCGGAACTGTTTCCGCTGTTCAAAATGCCATTGTCATATTCAATTCACTGAAATCCGAATTCGCCAAGGATTGGTCCTAG
- a CDS encoding electron transport complex subunit E, whose amino-acid sequence MNKLWKEFSKGLWKDLPPFKLVLGLCPVLAVTNTADNGLGMGMAVVFVLTLSNLLVSLVRKLIPAKVRIACFIAISASLVVAVELLMQAFAYPLYQQLGIFVPLIVVNCIILGRAEAFASKNPPLLSAADGLGMGMGFGISLTFLGALREVLGKGQLFGTDVTWQGFEPFGFMVEAPGAFVSLGVLLALMTFVENVQRRGKGLKAVEAPTHDCGSCGGCGSASNCS is encoded by the coding sequence ATGAATAAATTATGGAAAGAATTCTCCAAGGGTCTCTGGAAAGACCTCCCCCCGTTCAAACTGGTACTGGGGCTCTGTCCAGTGCTGGCAGTCACGAACACAGCAGATAATGGGCTGGGCATGGGCATGGCTGTAGTCTTTGTCCTCACCCTTTCCAACCTTCTGGTCTCACTGGTCAGAAAACTCATTCCAGCCAAAGTCAGAATTGCCTGTTTTATCGCTATCTCGGCTTCACTGGTCGTTGCCGTTGAACTGCTCATGCAGGCCTTTGCATACCCGCTCTATCAACAGCTTGGCATCTTTGTCCCACTCATCGTGGTCAACTGTATCATCCTTGGCCGAGCTGAAGCTTTTGCCTCCAAGAACCCGCCCCTACTGTCTGCGGCTGACGGACTCGGCATGGGAATGGGTTTCGGCATATCCCTGACATTTCTCGGCGCATTGCGTGAAGTCCTCGGCAAGGGGCAACTCTTCGGAACGGATGTCACATGGCAAGGTTTTGAACCTTTTGGCTTCATGGTCGAAGCACCAGGAGCTTTTGTCAGCCTTGGCGTTCTGCTCGCCCTGATGACCTTTGTGGAAAATGTTCAACGGCGGGGCAAAGGCTTGAAAGCGGTCGAAGCCCCCACTCACGACTGTGGTTCCTGCGGCGGATGCGGCAGCGCTTCTAACTGTTCATAA
- a CDS encoding cytochrome c3 family protein, with amino-acid sequence MRSNSKILPVILAAILLLAASAIGYVKTSEKAQMPARILFQNNGGKVIFSHLVHHRDYQINCVQCHHEKGTDEMTMEDNKALDCGSCHPNEFNEEYINNHMDSFPNESYCVRCHHTEYEAVIFDHEEHKDYADDCYDCHHGKEIEPEPQKCANCHKGDDSGDLLSMRLAGHQSCANCHEDMFDKGLSSCKSCHIQVDMTQYEGDFTSCNKCHESETRELVLPRMNAFHDQCMSCHEENEVGPYGPDNCNQCHISR; translated from the coding sequence ATGCGTTCAAATTCGAAGATACTTCCGGTCATTCTTGCAGCGATTTTACTCTTGGCAGCGTCCGCAATTGGATACGTCAAAACCAGTGAAAAAGCACAGATGCCAGCACGAATCCTATTCCAGAACAATGGCGGAAAAGTCATCTTTTCCCACCTCGTCCATCATCGTGACTACCAAATCAACTGTGTTCAGTGTCACCACGAAAAAGGCACCGATGAAATGACCATGGAGGACAACAAGGCGCTTGATTGCGGCTCATGTCATCCCAACGAATTTAATGAAGAATACATAAACAACCACATGGATTCATTTCCTAATGAATCATACTGTGTTCGCTGTCATCACACTGAATATGAAGCAGTAATTTTCGATCATGAAGAACACAAAGACTACGCAGACGATTGCTATGACTGCCATCACGGCAAAGAAATCGAACCCGAGCCACAAAAATGTGCCAACTGCCACAAAGGTGATGACTCTGGAGATCTGTTGAGCATGCGTCTGGCTGGACATCAAAGCTGTGCAAACTGTCATGAAGACATGTTTGATAAAGGCCTCTCAAGCTGTAAATCCTGCCATATTCAAGTGGATATGACTCAATACGAGGGCGACTTCACCTCCTGTAACAAATGCCATGAATCCGAAACACGGGAACTCGTTCTTCCACGCATGAATGCATTCCACGACCAATGCATGTCCTGCCACGAAGAGAACGAGGTTGGCCCGTATGGACCTGACAACTGTAACCAATGCCACATCAGCAGGTAG
- a CDS encoding DASS family sodium-coupled anion symporter: MSAAAEESGKGRMVGFFLGPIVFALMLLLPAPEGMKVEAWRVAAVTVFMAIWWITEAIPIPATSLLPIALFPLLGIMKSKAATAPYANHLIYLFMGGFFLAVTMERWNLHKRVAVHTIRMVGTSPGRMILGFMIATAFLSMWVSNTATTMMMVPIGLAVIQQATGFDSKTLRACATTGPESNFGKCLMLGIAYAASMGGVATIIGTPPNTIMVGMIDKLFGVEIGFGQWMMFGVPLSVLMLAISWVVLTRLLFPMGNMKLAGGKEIIDEEVRKLGVMSSEEKKIVVVGCFVATFWLARGFLKKAPFVLDIMPNFGYIHDATIGILGALILFAIPTNFKKGEFLLDWKTAVKIPWDVILLFGGGLAIANGFAKTGLATFIASQLGGLEGTSIMVFVGAVVLITIFLTEITSNTATATLLVPIMGSAAIAMGVHPYATIVGACVAASFAFMLPVATPPNAVVFGSGCISIKQMAKAGLWLNIIGTLLITIFVVYLLPVVWGIDLHSVPDWAVMPK, encoded by the coding sequence ATGAGTGCAGCAGCAGAGGAAAGCGGAAAAGGCAGGATGGTAGGGTTCTTTCTAGGCCCCATCGTCTTTGCATTAATGCTTCTCCTTCCTGCCCCTGAGGGAATGAAGGTTGAAGCTTGGCGGGTCGCCGCAGTAACAGTGTTCATGGCAATCTGGTGGATTACGGAAGCGATTCCCATTCCGGCGACATCCCTTTTGCCCATCGCCTTGTTTCCATTGCTCGGCATCATGAAATCAAAGGCTGCTACTGCCCCCTATGCCAACCATCTGATATACCTGTTCATGGGTGGTTTCTTCCTCGCAGTCACCATGGAAAGATGGAACCTGCACAAACGGGTTGCCGTCCATACCATTCGAATGGTTGGTACCAGTCCAGGCAGAATGATTCTTGGATTCATGATCGCCACAGCCTTCCTGTCCATGTGGGTTTCCAATACGGCGACGACTATGATGATGGTCCCCATCGGGCTTGCCGTCATCCAACAGGCCACAGGTTTTGACTCCAAAACCCTGCGTGCATGTGCAACCACCGGTCCAGAATCAAACTTCGGTAAATGTCTGATGCTTGGTATTGCTTACGCAGCCTCAATGGGTGGCGTTGCAACCATTATCGGTACTCCCCCCAACACCATCATGGTCGGTATGATCGATAAATTGTTCGGCGTTGAAATCGGTTTTGGTCAATGGATGATGTTTGGTGTACCGCTATCCGTCCTCATGCTTGCCATCTCATGGGTCGTACTCACCAGGCTTCTTTTCCCCATGGGAAATATGAAACTCGCTGGTGGTAAAGAAATCATCGATGAAGAAGTTCGCAAGCTTGGCGTCATGTCTTCCGAAGAAAAGAAAATCGTTGTGGTCGGGTGTTTTGTCGCCACATTCTGGTTGGCCCGCGGTTTCCTGAAAAAAGCTCCTTTCGTTCTCGATATCATGCCGAACTTCGGATACATCCACGATGCCACAATCGGTATCCTTGGCGCCTTAATCTTGTTCGCCATTCCGACCAACTTCAAAAAAGGTGAATTCCTTCTGGATTGGAAAACCGCCGTCAAAATTCCTTGGGATGTAATCCTGCTTTTCGGTGGTGGTCTGGCTATTGCCAACGGCTTTGCCAAAACCGGCTTGGCAACTTTTATCGCCTCCCAGCTTGGTGGTCTTGAAGGAACGAGCATCATGGTGTTCGTCGGAGCAGTTGTACTGATTACCATCTTCCTAACGGAAATTACTTCCAATACAGCCACAGCAACACTCCTTGTCCCGATCATGGGTAGCGCCGCTATTGCAATGGGAGTCCATCCCTATGCAACTATCGTAGGTGCATGTGTTGCCGCTTCCTTCGCATTCATGCTCCCCGTAGCAACGCCGCCCAACGCAGTCGTCTTCGGTAGCGGATGCATATCAATCAAACAAATGGCCAAGGCAGGCCTATGGTTAAACATCATAGGAACCCTCTTAATTACGATCTTTGTCGTATACCTCCTGCCCGTTGTCTGGGGAATCGATCTCCACTCCGTGCCGGATTGGGCTGTCATGCCTAAATAA
- a CDS encoding RnfABCDGE type electron transport complex subunit A: MQEFFLLFIGAMFVNNIVLAQYLGNCPFIGTSKESGVAIGMGGAVVFVAVMATAITWLVQRHVLIPFGLGYLQTLAFILVIASLVQFVEMFLKKMVPPLYKSLGIFLPLITTNCAVMGIALICQREEFGLMKSVMFAFASGMGFLVALVLLAGIRERLAVRRLPIAMRGTPIGLVMAGLMSLAFFAFKGMI, translated from the coding sequence ATGCAGGAATTCTTCCTTCTTTTCATAGGAGCGATGTTCGTCAACAACATCGTACTGGCACAATATCTCGGTAACTGCCCCTTCATTGGAACTTCCAAAGAATCCGGTGTTGCCATAGGTATGGGGGGAGCTGTGGTCTTCGTCGCTGTCATGGCGACAGCCATTACATGGCTGGTACAACGGCACGTTCTCATCCCCTTCGGACTGGGCTACCTTCAAACATTAGCCTTTATTTTGGTCATTGCATCACTTGTTCAGTTTGTTGAGATGTTCCTCAAGAAAATGGTCCCGCCATTGTATAAATCTCTGGGAATTTTTCTTCCCCTCATCACGACCAACTGTGCAGTCATGGGTATTGCCCTCATATGTCAACGCGAGGAATTCGGCCTGATGAAGTCTGTCATGTTCGCTTTTGCTTCAGGCATGGGTTTTCTGGTCGCACTTGTTCTTCTGGCCGGAATTCGTGAACGACTGGCAGTACGCAGGCTCCCAATCGCCATGCGCGGCACACCTATCGGACTGGTGATGGCCGGTCTGATGTCGCTCGCATTCTTCGCATTCAAAGGCATGATCTAA
- a CDS encoding malic enzyme-like NAD(P)-binding protein yields MALFTKQEALDFHSMGRKGKIEVVPVKPCVTQKHLSMAYSPGVAHSCLEIAEDESKSFEYTARGNLVAVVSNGTAVLGLGNIGAAAGKPVMEGKGVLFKVFADVDVFDINLDVSDPDKIIEIVKAMEPTFGGINLEDIKAPECFYIEEKLKKEMNIPVFHDDQHGTAIVTAAGMMNALEISGKRAEGMRVVISGAGAAAIACTNLYKGMGVLPENIAMFDSRGHINKSRTDLNETKQAYATEKEYGSLAEAMEGADCFLGLSVKDMVSKEMVKSMADSPIIFACANPDPEISYTDAKEARPDAIMGTGRSDFPNQVNNVLGFPFIFRGALDVGATAINEEMKLAAAQALADLAKEPAPAYVCEAFGVDKLEFGIDYIIPKALDLRLIEYVSVAVAKAAMDTGVARKKIDLDEYKKELRQRIADSSARVGAFVDSYDLGI; encoded by the coding sequence ATGGCCTTATTCACCAAACAAGAAGCTCTCGATTTTCACTCCATGGGGAGAAAAGGTAAAATTGAAGTTGTTCCTGTCAAACCGTGCGTCACTCAAAAACATCTGTCCATGGCATACAGCCCTGGTGTTGCCCACTCCTGTCTGGAAATAGCTGAAGATGAATCGAAATCCTTCGAGTACACCGCTCGCGGCAATCTGGTCGCCGTCGTGTCCAACGGAACGGCTGTTCTTGGTCTCGGCAATATAGGTGCAGCCGCAGGCAAGCCAGTTATGGAAGGTAAAGGTGTACTGTTCAAAGTTTTCGCTGATGTGGATGTCTTTGATATCAACCTCGACGTTTCCGATCCTGACAAAATCATTGAAATAGTCAAGGCCATGGAACCGACTTTTGGCGGCATCAACCTTGAAGACATCAAGGCCCCAGAATGCTTCTATATTGAAGAAAAATTGAAAAAAGAGATGAATATCCCTGTCTTTCATGACGATCAGCACGGCACCGCCATCGTGACAGCTGCCGGTATGATGAACGCCTTGGAAATCTCCGGCAAAAGAGCTGAAGGCATGCGCGTTGTCATCTCCGGCGCAGGCGCCGCAGCTATCGCTTGTACCAACTTGTACAAAGGTATGGGTGTCCTTCCCGAAAACATCGCCATGTTCGACTCACGCGGCCATATCAACAAAAGCCGTACGGACCTCAATGAGACCAAACAAGCTTACGCCACAGAAAAAGAATACGGCTCTCTGGCAGAGGCCATGGAAGGAGCTGATTGTTTCCTCGGCCTGTCCGTCAAGGACATGGTTTCCAAAGAAATGGTCAAGTCCATGGCAGACAGCCCGATTATCTTCGCCTGCGCCAACCCTGATCCGGAAATCTCCTACACCGATGCCAAAGAAGCTCGTCCTGACGCCATTATGGGTACCGGACGTTCAGACTTCCCCAATCAGGTAAACAACGTTCTCGGATTCCCGTTCATCTTCCGAGGCGCTCTTGATGTCGGCGCCACAGCCATCAATGAAGAGATGAAACTTGCTGCAGCGCAAGCACTGGCCGATCTCGCCAAAGAGCCTGCCCCGGCATACGTCTGCGAAGCCTTTGGAGTCGACAAGCTTGAATTCGGCATTGACTACATCATCCCCAAGGCTCTTGACCTGCGGCTGATTGAATATGTTTCCGTGGCTGTTGCCAAGGCTGCCATGGATACAGGTGTCGCACGCAAAAAGATTGATCTTGATGAATACAAGAAGGAACTGCGTCAGCGTATTGCAGACTCCTCCGCTCGCGTGGGAGCTTTCGTCGATTCATACGATCTCGGTATCTAA
- a CDS encoding RnfABCDGE type electron transport complex subunit D encodes MKQLNPFALTVSVPPHRHRGITVQGRMVNILLAMIPAAAMAMTSYGMAAFRVMALSVATAILTEAVCAMFMDQKPQVRDFHAFTVGLCFAFLLPASAPWWLVAIGSAASIILGKMMFGGLGGSPFCAPLIGWAVCRISWPGFMDIDATMLNVDLTYPLAQLKNFGLDAVMITDSRALFVGKQLGGLGATQIAGVVVGALFLVIRKHISTIIPVGVIGGVLITAGLFNMADPTIYATPTLHLLTGSTLFGAFFLATDGPSSPNRQIPMLLFGIITGVMIVIIRVYGIYPDGVPFAILLANLLTPVLERIRPRPFGKR; translated from the coding sequence GTGAAACAACTCAATCCATTTGCATTGACCGTCTCGGTCCCACCCCATCGACATCGTGGCATCACTGTTCAAGGAAGGATGGTTAATATTCTTCTGGCTATGATACCAGCGGCTGCTATGGCCATGACTTCATACGGCATGGCCGCTTTCCGCGTCATGGCGCTTTCTGTGGCAACAGCTATCCTCACAGAAGCTGTGTGCGCCATGTTCATGGATCAAAAACCCCAAGTGCGCGATTTCCACGCTTTCACCGTCGGACTTTGCTTCGCATTTCTTTTACCGGCATCGGCCCCTTGGTGGCTTGTTGCCATAGGAAGTGCCGCATCCATTATACTGGGTAAAATGATGTTTGGCGGACTCGGCGGCAGTCCATTCTGTGCACCGCTCATAGGGTGGGCCGTGTGTCGGATATCCTGGCCCGGATTCATGGACATCGATGCAACCATGCTCAATGTCGATCTTACGTACCCCTTGGCCCAACTCAAAAACTTCGGTCTTGATGCCGTCATGATTACGGACTCCCGTGCGTTATTCGTCGGAAAACAACTCGGTGGACTAGGAGCAACCCAAATCGCCGGTGTTGTAGTCGGCGCGTTGTTCCTCGTCATTCGCAAACATATATCCACCATCATTCCGGTCGGCGTCATCGGAGGAGTTCTTATTACTGCGGGTCTCTTCAACATGGCTGACCCCACAATTTATGCCACGCCAACTCTCCATCTGTTGACTGGTTCCACGCTATTCGGCGCCTTTTTCCTGGCGACCGACGGCCCGTCATCACCTAACAGACAAATCCCCATGCTTCTCTTCGGAATAATTACCGGGGTCATGATTGTCATCATACGAGTCTATGGCATCTATCCTGACGGAGTGCCTTTTGCCATTCTGCTTGCCAACCTGCTCACGCCGGTCTTGGAACGTATTCGCCCCAGACCTTTCGGAAAGAGGTAA
- a CDS encoding FAD-dependent oxidoreductase, with protein sequence MIVTSGLTLFGIGLGAAGILGIASKLLYVKEDPRISLIEDNLPGANCGGCGFPGCSGAAAAIVAGKAPASVCIVADADTSKVVAGIMGQEVIEREPELAIRDCTGGIRAENNFHYEGALDCRAAHQLYGGSKTCPEGCLGLGSCVRACPFNAIHMSPDGLPVIDPEECKACGNCVDACPRGVITVSGMSARLLHLNQTTDCLAPCRQKCPGQINIPKYIQQIKEGDFDGAVMTIKERNPLLVTCGRVCPRPCETECRRQFVDDPVGINMLKRFVADRELHSGKHLTIPCAQDTGRKVAIIGGGPAGLSCAYFLRRLGHSPTIFEAMPKLGGQIRYGIPEYRLPKADLDWEIQGILDLGVTAKVNTKFGVDCTIESLKEEGYETFFLGIGAWQASGMYAEGEDLDGVMGGIEFLTAHALGQKPEVGKHVIVVGGGNTAIDAARTCIRLGAKVTLMYRRTRAEMPANMEEIIGAEEEGVDFKFLAAPARVVGDENDRATHLEYYEMELGEPDDSGRRRPIKKEGSEALMSADLIIPAIGQKPDLSCLYEDGDEKNCQFETTRWQTIVADEKTFETIIPGVFTAGDVYTGPDLVISAIGDGRKAARSMHYFMQQGDIPIPETTQTEMIPYTLFKEIDQVERQNRAIMPHLCHGDDRNCSFNEVEGALSQEEALAESNRCLQCGLICYDKDNTFDDRSLNGDAFKR encoded by the coding sequence ATGATAGTGACATCAGGATTGACTCTTTTCGGCATCGGACTTGGGGCGGCAGGTATTCTGGGTATTGCCTCCAAGCTGCTCTATGTCAAAGAAGACCCACGTATAAGCCTCATTGAAGATAATCTGCCCGGCGCCAATTGTGGCGGTTGCGGATTCCCGGGATGCTCAGGCGCAGCAGCGGCCATTGTTGCGGGCAAAGCTCCGGCGTCCGTTTGTATCGTAGCCGATGCTGATACAAGCAAAGTCGTCGCAGGTATCATGGGACAGGAAGTCATCGAACGTGAACCAGAGCTCGCTATCCGGGACTGCACAGGTGGCATTCGCGCAGAAAACAACTTTCACTATGAAGGCGCTCTTGATTGCCGGGCCGCCCACCAACTTTACGGCGGGTCAAAAACATGCCCCGAAGGCTGTCTTGGCCTCGGGTCCTGTGTTCGTGCTTGTCCCTTTAATGCCATTCATATGAGCCCTGACGGACTCCCTGTCATTGACCCGGAAGAATGTAAGGCCTGTGGCAATTGTGTTGATGCATGTCCGCGCGGCGTCATCACGGTTTCCGGTATGTCAGCTCGCCTGTTACACCTGAACCAGACAACGGATTGTCTGGCCCCGTGTCGACAAAAATGTCCCGGACAAATTAATATCCCCAAATATATTCAGCAAATAAAAGAAGGCGACTTCGATGGCGCCGTCATGACCATCAAGGAAAGAAATCCTCTTCTTGTCACTTGTGGTCGCGTATGTCCTCGTCCCTGTGAAACCGAATGTCGCAGACAGTTTGTGGACGATCCAGTCGGCATCAACATGCTCAAACGATTTGTTGCTGATCGGGAACTCCATTCCGGCAAACACCTGACCATACCATGTGCCCAGGACACCGGTAGAAAAGTCGCTATCATCGGTGGCGGACCTGCCGGTTTGTCCTGTGCCTACTTCCTCCGCAGACTGGGACACAGCCCAACTATATTTGAAGCCATGCCGAAACTCGGTGGACAGATCAGATACGGTATCCCGGAATACCGGTTGCCCAAGGCTGATCTGGATTGGGAAATACAGGGAATTTTGGATCTCGGTGTCACAGCTAAGGTCAACACCAAGTTTGGAGTGGATTGTACCATCGAATCCCTCAAGGAAGAAGGATACGAAACATTCTTCCTTGGTATCGGCGCATGGCAGGCCAGCGGCATGTACGCCGAAGGAGAAGACCTTGACGGTGTCATGGGCGGTATTGAATTCCTCACAGCTCATGCTCTGGGCCAAAAACCAGAAGTCGGCAAACACGTCATTGTTGTCGGCGGCGGAAACACCGCCATTGACGCCGCCAGGACCTGTATCCGTCTGGGAGCGAAAGTTACACTCATGTATCGACGCACCAGAGCGGAAATGCCCGCCAACATGGAAGAAATCATTGGCGCCGAAGAAGAAGGCGTTGATTTCAAATTTCTGGCCGCTCCAGCCCGTGTCGTCGGCGACGAAAACGACAGGGCAACACACCTTGAATACTATGAAATGGAACTGGGCGAACCTGATGACTCAGGCAGACGTCGTCCAATCAAAAAAGAAGGTTCGGAAGCACTTATGTCCGCAGACCTGATCATTCCTGCCATCGGACAAAAACCTGACCTCAGCTGTCTCTATGAAGATGGTGATGAAAAAAACTGTCAATTCGAAACCACCCGTTGGCAGACCATCGTGGCTGATGAAAAAACCTTTGAAACCATCATTCCGGGAGTTTTCACCGCTGGCGATGTCTATACCGGCCCAGATCTCGTCATCTCAGCCATTGGTGATGGGAGAAAGGCTGCCCGCTCCATGCATTACTTCATGCAACAAGGCGATATCCCCATACCGGAAACCACGCAGACTGAAATGATTCCGTACACCTTATTCAAAGAAATCGACCAAGTTGAACGCCAAAATCGGGCCATAATGCCGCATCTCTGCCATGGCGATGACCGGAACTGCTCATTCAATGAAGTTGAAGGGGCACTTAGTCAGGAAGAGGCTCTTGCCGAATCCAACCGATGCCTGCAGTGCGGACTGATTTGCTACGACAAAGACAATACCTTTGATGATCGATCCCTCAATGGCGACGCATTCAAAAGGTAG
- a CDS encoding 4Fe-4S dicluster domain-containing protein: MNKHDTPPAISQAEITLKRHCPLVTCGQIVKRGERIATTSVSGLGDIHAPIAGTIDHIDPYRIRITAKGDETVEPTSLSGIAGQELLKILIELGADIKTASGIQTLIINGVDEEQGLSARSTLLSTAKTTLERGIQALLSIYAPPATYLAAINGSNLLDGTRYTEISEQYPAGLDPMVALTVTGKENPDNTLVVGLETVFHIGRIMETGLPVMETMVTVDKKNQIFFLGTPVGEIINKNDNNIEDRDRIVLGGVLRGSAAASPMQGVARDTTAITLVKNPTPVAQDSPCVGCGECIRHCPARLDPAMITSYAEFGMYDKAADESVDACFECGLCGFFCIAQRPMLQYIRLAKNELERAKNVAGEEK, encoded by the coding sequence ATGAATAAGCACGATACACCTCCAGCCATTTCGCAGGCTGAAATAACGCTAAAAAGGCACTGTCCCCTCGTTACGTGTGGTCAGATTGTCAAACGCGGTGAACGAATTGCCACGACCTCTGTTTCTGGCCTTGGGGATATCCACGCTCCGATAGCTGGAACCATCGATCATATCGATCCTTACCGAATTCGCATAACAGCTAAAGGCGACGAAACAGTCGAACCCACTTCGCTCAGTGGTATTGCAGGACAAGAGCTTCTGAAAATACTCATTGAGCTTGGGGCTGACATCAAAACAGCTTCGGGTATTCAGACATTAATCATAAATGGTGTGGATGAAGAACAAGGCCTCTCTGCTCGCTCAACACTTCTGTCTACAGCCAAGACAACTCTTGAACGGGGCATACAGGCTCTTCTTTCCATATATGCACCTCCTGCCACCTATTTAGCCGCGATCAATGGATCGAACCTGCTGGACGGCACACGATACACTGAAATCTCAGAACAGTACCCTGCCGGATTGGACCCCATGGTTGCTTTGACCGTCACCGGCAAGGAAAACCCGGACAACACGCTCGTAGTGGGGCTCGAAACAGTCTTTCACATCGGAAGAATCATGGAAACGGGCCTGCCTGTCATGGAAACCATGGTCACGGTGGATAAAAAAAACCAAATCTTTTTCCTTGGCACACCTGTCGGTGAAATCATCAACAAGAATGACAACAACATCGAAGATAGAGACCGTATAGTACTCGGTGGTGTTCTTCGCGGGTCAGCCGCTGCCAGCCCCATGCAGGGGGTGGCTCGCGACACCACCGCCATCACTTTAGTCAAAAATCCCACACCGGTTGCACAGGATTCCCCTTGTGTTGGTTGCGGTGAATGCATTCGTCACTGCCCAGCCAGACTCGATCCAGCCATGATCACCAGCTACGCGGAATTCGGCATGTACGACAAAGCAGCCGATGAATCTGTGGATGCCTGCTTTGAATGTGGATTGTGCGGCTTCTTCTGTATCGCACAACGCCCCATGCTTCAGTATATCCGGCTCGCAAAAAACGAACTTGAACGAGCCAAAAATGTGGCTGGAGAGGAGAAATAA